The following nucleotide sequence is from Chloroflexota bacterium.
ACCGGTAGCGCTCGAAGAGCACGTCGGGATCGCCCGTGAGCACCACCTGGACGGTCAGGAAGTCGGCGTCGCGTTCCAGGGCACGGAGACGGACGTTGTCATAGCGCGGAACCAGCGGCGATTCGATGATGACTGACGTCCCGGCGACCAAAAGCTCGCGAGCCACACCGAACATCACCTCGATCGCCGCCGCCCCGAGCCGCTTGGAATCCTTGTAGTCGGCTGCGCCGAGCCGGTCGAACAGCAGCTCCTTGAACTCATCCTTCGCCACCAGCGGCCACCGCAGATCGCGGGACAGCGCCCGTGCGAGCGTCGTCTTTCCCGACGCCGCATACCCGTTGACGATCAGCAGCACCGGCAGGGGCGAACGCTCGGCGTTGGGGCTCACTGGCAGTTACTTCGTTCGGTCGCGTGGCATGAGGGTGGCATCCCGGAAACGACGACGCCAAGCCGCTTGCAACGCTTCGATTAGCTCGATAAACTAGTTTGTGTTACAAACTCAATCTCGGGAATCGGCCCAATAGGACAGGGAGGCAGGCGATGCAAGGATCAGATCCGGAAACGGCGGCTCTCACGCCCGGCGAGAGCTGGAGCTCCGTCCACGCGACCCTGGATCGCGCCCGAAATTCAATGTATGTCGCCGGCACAGCGACGATCTTGCTTCTCTGGGGCGCCATTGTCGCCGTGGGTGCATTCTCGCAGTACGCCATTGCGACGCTGGCGACTGAATTTGCGGCCGGCACCCCGTGGTACCCCGGACTGCTGTGGGGTGCGCTCGCGGGTGCCGGAATGGTGGGCAGCGCCCTCATCGGGCATCGCGCGGGCCGAGAGATCGCGGTCGGCGACGGCGCTCGGAGCGCTGGCATTCGGGTGTTCGTTTTCTGGCTCGCAGTGATGGTCGCGGCGTTTCTTGTGCCGGCGGCGGCGGGACTGTGGACGGCGGACGATGCCGGGGCCGCCATTCCGCGGGTCGCCGTGGGCATCGTGGCGCTGGGGCTCGTGCTGTTCGGCATCATGCACCGCCCCGCAATTGCGGCGGTCGGCGTGGGGTTCGCGGCGGCGTACTACCTGCCCAGCTATTTCGCGGGTGACGCGGCGCTGTTGGTGACGGGAGCGGCGATGCTGGCCGTGGTGGCGCTGGGCGCGACCTGGATCCGCAAGTGCGGCGTCCTTTGACCGAGGAGGCCGTCGTCCTCGACGAGACGATCCACCAGGCCACGCGACTGCGAATCATGACGCTGCTGGTGGGCCAGCCGGAGACGGACCGGCTCGCCTACGGCTTCATCCAGAAAACCCTGGGCCTCACCGGCGGCAACCTGACCATCCACCTGCGCAAGCTCGAGGACGCGGACTACCTGGTCCTCACGAAGGAGTTCGTAGGGGCCAAGCCGCGCACGTGGATTCAGGCGACGCCGGCGGGCCGCCAGGCCTTTGCCGAATACTTGGCCAATCTTGAGCGGGCGCTGAATGGGCAACTGCATCGCTAGCCGCCCGCTCGCGCTCCGCGCTCGGTGGCCCAGGCTGCGCGCAGCCTGGGAGATTCAATCACAGCCGGTCGGGTCCCCTCTCCCCATCGTGGGAGAGGGTAAGGGTGAGGGGGACGGCCGATCCCACGCTGCACGCAGCGCGGGCCACCGGGCATCTCAATCGCGTGACGGGAGCATAGGCTCACGGCCTAGAATCGGTCATGGCCACCACGCCCCGCACCGGAGTCCCCGCCGGCTTCCGGCTCGAAGCGCCCTATGCGCCCGCGGGCGACCAGCCCAAAGCCGTGGCGCAACTGGTGGACGGCCTTGACTCCGGTTACCGCTGCCAGACGCTGCTCGGCGTCACCGGATCGGGCAAGACCTTCACCATCGCCAACGTTATCAACGACCTGCAGCGCCCCGCGCTGGTCCTGGCGCACAACAAGACGCTGGCTGCCCAGTTGACCACGGAGTTGGCGGAGTTCTTTCCCCACAACGCGGTCGAGTATTTCGTCAGCTACTACGACTACTACCAGCCCGAGGCCTACGTGCCGCGCACCGACACCTACATCGAGAAAGAGACCGACATCAACTGGGAGATCGACAAGCTGCGGCTTTCGGCCACGCGGTCCCTCTTCGAGCGGCGCGACGTAATCATCGTCGCCACCGTCTCGTGCATCTACGGCATCGGCTCGCCGGAGGACTACGGCCAGGTCAGCCTGGCGCTGACGTTGGGCGAGCCATACGACCGGCAACGATTGCTGCGGCGGCTGGTGGGCATGCAGTACCAACGCAACGACGCCGGCTTCCAGCGCGGACGCTTCCGCGTGCGTGGCGACGTGGTGGAGATTCACCCGGCCTATGACGACTTCGTGCTGCGCTGCGAGTTCTTTGACGAGGAGCTGGAGCGCATCGCCAAGATCGAGCCGCTCACGGGTGAGATCCTCGAGGAGCTGGAGTCGGTCACCATCTATCCGGCGCGGTTCTACGTCACCCCGGACGAGCGTCTCAGCGTCGCCCTCGGCGCCATCGAGAACGAGCTTGGGGAGTACGCGGTGCAGCTGGACGAGCGCGGCAAGGTGCTGGAAGCGGCCCGGCTGCGCCAGCGCACCAACTTCGACCTGGAGATGCTGCGCGAGACGGGCATGTGCTTTGGGATCGAGAACTACAGCCGTCACCTGAGCGGCAGGCGCCCCGGTCAGCCGCCGTGGGTGCTGCTGGACTATCTCCCGGACGACTTCGTGCTGGTCGTCGACGAGTCGCACGTCACCCTGCCGCAAGTGCGCGGCATGCTCGCGGGCGATCGCAGCCGCAAACAATCGCTGGTCGACTACGGCTTTCGGATGCCCTCGGCGTTCGACAACCGCCCGCTGGCCTTCGAGGAGTTCGAGACCTACATGCGGTCCGCCGTCTTCATGTCGGCCACGCCCGGTCCCTATGAGTACGAGCACAGCGAGCAAGTCGTGGAGCAGATCGTGCGGCCCACCGGGCTGGTCGATCCGGCGATCGAGGTGCGGCCCACCGAGGGGCAGATCGACGACCTGATCGGCGAGATCAACAAGCGCGTGCGGGTCGGCGAGCGCGTGCTGTGCACCACGCTCACCAAGCGCATGGCCGAGGACCTGGCCGAGTACCTGGCGGAGATCGGCATCAAGGTGCACTACCTGCACTCGGAGATCGACACGCTGGACCGGGTCACGATCCTCAGCGAGCTGCGGCGCGGGGTCTACGACGTGGTGGTGGGGATCAACCTGCTGCGCGAGGGGCTCGACCTGCCCGAGGTGTCGCTGGTGGCGATCCTGGACGCCGACAAAGAGGGCTTTCTGCGCGCCGATACGTCGCTGATCCAGACCATCGGCCGCGCCGCGCGGCATCTGAACGGGCGCGTGATCATGTACGCCGACATCGTGACGGCGAGCATGCAGCGGGCCATCGACGAGACCTATCGCCGCCGCAGCTTGCAGGTTCAATACAACGCCGAGCACGGCATCACGCCGCAGTCGGTGATCAAGGGGCTGCGCGACCTCACCGACCGGGTAGAGGCCGAGGCCCTGCCACGCGCCGCCGAGGAGGCGCCGGCCTACGAGCTGGGCTTCCGCCGCGTGGACGCCATGAGCCGGGCGGAGCTGGCCGCGCACATCAAGCAACTCGAAGCCAAGATGCGCCTGGCCGCCGAGGCGCTCGAGTTCGAGAAGGCCGCCCAGTTCCGCGACCGCATCCGCGAGCTCCGCGAGGACCTGGAAGCGGCGAAGGCCTGACGCGGTGCCCGAGGTCGACTTCCCGCACTCGCCGATTCCCGCCGCCAACGTGGCGTCGGTGCCCCAGCGCAGCCCGCTGCGCTATCCCGGCGGCAAGACCTGGCTGGTGCCGCATATCCGCGCCTGGCTCGGGGGACTGGACCCAAAGCCAACGCTGCTGATCGAGCCGTTCGGCGGCGGGGCCATCGTCTCGCTGACGGCGGTGATGGAGGGCCTGGTCGAGCGCTGCCTGTTGGCCGAGCTTGACCCGGACGTGGCGGCCTTCTGGAAGGCCGCGCTGCACCACGGTGCCGAGCTATGCGAGCGGATCCGAGAGTTCGAGCCCACGCGCGAGGCCGTCGAATCCCTGGCGCAGACCCAGCCGGACGAGCCGTTGGAACGGGGCTTCCGCACGCTGGTGCTCAACCGCACCCGCCGCGGCGGCATCTTGGCTCCCGGTGCGTCGCTCAGCCGCGCCGGCGAGAGCGGCAAGGGGCTGGCGTCCCGCTGGTATCCGGAAACCATAGTGTCGCGCCTGGAGCGGATCGGCGCGCACGCGGACCGGATCGACTTTCGCGAGACCGACGGCATGCGGCTGCTCGAAGAGTTCGCGGGGATGCCGGACTCGGTGGTCTTCGCCGACCCGCCCTACTCCGCCGGCGGCAAGCGGGCCGGACGACGGCTCTATACGCATTTCGAGATCGATCATCCCCGACTGTTCCAATTGCTGGCCGACGCCGCGCCCGAGTTCATGCTCACCTACGACCACGCGCCCGAGATCGCGGACCTTGTCCGCCGCCACGGATTCCACGCCGTCCAGGTGACGATGAAGAACACGCACCATGACCGGATCGGGGAGCTGGTGATAAGGCGAGGGCTCGATCGCGGCGTTCGACACCGACGCGCCGGCACGGCCCGGCGCGCCTGCGTCGCCGTCGCTTAGAACGCCGCAACGAAGCTCAGGCTCGCTGGTCGGCGGGCTTAGAGTTCGGCTTTCCCACGCTGCGCGCAGCGCGGGCCACCGGGTGAGTCCGTCATTCCGGCGAAGGCCGGAATCCAGGTATCGACCGACCTGGGCTCATCCCCGGCGCCTGCGCCCGGGCACTCTAGACTCCTCGCTCGCTCGGAGCGACAGGCTGGGAGAGGAACGACCCAGGTGGGACGAAGTTGCCGAGCGCTCAGTTCTGCGAGAAGTGCGTGGCGACGACGTGGTCAAGCAGGTCGTTGGTGCAGTCGCGGCAGAAGACGATGCGGGAGCGATGCTCCTGGCGGGCCAGCTCGAGGATGTCCTCGGGGCGCGGCGCGGCGCGCATGACACAGACGTTGGTGCAGACGCGGCGGCCCTGCACCAGGTCGACCGCTTGCGCGCGGTCCGGGCCGGGCAGGTCGAGCACCTGGCCGAAGCTGCGCGTGGCGAGCCGGCGCACGGCCATGCGCCGATCGTCATGTTCGGGAATGCGCCGCAGCCGATGCACGGACAGCACCGCGGCCAGGTCGGCCTCGGTGGCCGCCAGGACGTGGGGATCGCTGGTGCCGCCGGCGTTGCGTTCCGGGGCGTCCAGCAGATCCGCGTGCACGATGGCCACGTCATAGTGGGGGCCGACCTGCTGCCAGGGCTCGTCGCGCAGCACGTTGATGAACTTCGGCGCGTAGATCTGCCCGGTCGCTTTGTCGAGGCTCTGGTCGACGTACCAGCGCGTGCTCCAATAGGGCGATCCGCGCGGTATGCCGGGAATCACCCAGGTGCCGAATGGCCGCAACTCGCCGCGATTCAGGCTCAGGCCGGCGCGCTGGCCGAGCACCAGCATCACCTCTTGAATGTGCGCCACGGTGGAGACGACGGTTTCGGCCTCCCACGGCGCGACGCCGTCGGTCCACTGGAACGAGATCGACTTCATGGTCGAGCCTGGCGCGTCCCATCCGTTGCCGGTGATGCCCGGTGGTCATGGTAGGACTTCGGAGGGGCTGGGAGTCTGGTGGAGGCGTCGGTCGCTGTCACCCTCACCCTATCCCTCTCCCATCCGAGTGAGAGGGGACCGGACCTCGAAGCCGCGGCATTCTGTGGCGACTCCGGCGGCGGCGTGGGTCTCCGTCACCCTCGCCCCTATCGACGGCCGAGGCAGGCTCTCCGCCGGAATGACTCCAGGGCGTCCCCTCACCCTGGCCCTCTCCCCGCGGGCGAGGGAGTCGAAACCGGACTGACCGCCGGGCGTCCCCTCACCCCGGCCCTCTCCCCGCAGGCGAGGGAGTCGAAACCGGACTGACCGCCGGGCGTCCCCTCACCCCGGCCCTCTCCCCGCAGGCGAGGGAGTCGAAACCGGACTGACCGCCGGGCGTCCCCTCACCCCGGCCCTCTCCCCGCGGGAGAGGGAGCCGAAACCGGACTGACCGCCGGGCGTCCCCTCACCCCGGCCCTCTCCCCGCGGAGACCTTCGCGTAATTCCTCCCGTGGAGCCTGAAGCGCAGGTCCGGCCCCCTCTCCCCTGGTGGAGACCTTTGAATTATTGGGGGCGGGGCGCGTGGGGAAGGGCCTCGGCACCGCC
It contains:
- a CDS encoding ATP-binding protein, with the translated sequence MSPNAERSPLPVLLIVNGYAASGKTTLARALSRDLRWPLVAKDEFKELLFDRLGAADYKDSKRLGAAAIEVMFGVARELLVAGTSVIIESPLVPRYDNVRLRALERDADFLTVQVVLTGDPDVLFERYRSRAERGERHPCHFDDDRLSDMHAMLHAPFESLTVSGETLYFDTSRLSGATIAEMQRQTIAVIDALSASTDSQSGE
- a CDS encoding transcriptional regulator, which translates into the protein MRRPLTEEAVVLDETIHQATRLRIMTLLVGQPETDRLAYGFIQKTLGLTGGNLTIHLRKLEDADYLVLTKEFVGAKPRTWIQATPAGRQAFAEYLANLERALNGQLHR
- the uvrB gene encoding excinuclease ABC subunit UvrB: MATTPRTGVPAGFRLEAPYAPAGDQPKAVAQLVDGLDSGYRCQTLLGVTGSGKTFTIANVINDLQRPALVLAHNKTLAAQLTTELAEFFPHNAVEYFVSYYDYYQPEAYVPRTDTYIEKETDINWEIDKLRLSATRSLFERRDVIIVATVSCIYGIGSPEDYGQVSLALTLGEPYDRQRLLRRLVGMQYQRNDAGFQRGRFRVRGDVVEIHPAYDDFVLRCEFFDEELERIAKIEPLTGEILEELESVTIYPARFYVTPDERLSVALGAIENELGEYAVQLDERGKVLEAARLRQRTNFDLEMLRETGMCFGIENYSRHLSGRRPGQPPWVLLDYLPDDFVLVVDESHVTLPQVRGMLAGDRSRKQSLVDYGFRMPSAFDNRPLAFEEFETYMRSAVFMSATPGPYEYEHSEQVVEQIVRPTGLVDPAIEVRPTEGQIDDLIGEINKRVRVGERVLCTTLTKRMAEDLAEYLAEIGIKVHYLHSEIDTLDRVTILSELRRGVYDVVVGINLLREGLDLPEVSLVAILDADKEGFLRADTSLIQTIGRAARHLNGRVIMYADIVTASMQRAIDETYRRRSLQVQYNAEHGITPQSVIKGLRDLTDRVEAEALPRAAEEAPAYELGFRRVDAMSRAELAAHIKQLEAKMRLAAEALEFEKAAQFRDRIRELREDLEAAKA
- a CDS encoding DNA adenine methylase, with product MPEVDFPHSPIPAANVASVPQRSPLRYPGGKTWLVPHIRAWLGGLDPKPTLLIEPFGGGAIVSLTAVMEGLVERCLLAELDPDVAAFWKAALHHGAELCERIREFEPTREAVESLAQTQPDEPLERGFRTLVLNRTRRGGILAPGASLSRAGESGKGLASRWYPETIVSRLERIGAHADRIDFRETDGMRLLEEFAGMPDSVVFADPPYSAGGKRAGRRLYTHFEIDHPRLFQLLADAAPEFMLTYDHAPEIADLVRRHGFHAVQVTMKNTHHDRIGELVIRRGLDRGVRHRRAGTARRACVAVA